The following are from one region of the Erwinia billingiae Eb661 genome:
- a CDS encoding 3-deoxy-7-phosphoheptulonate synthase yields MNKTDELRTARIESLITPDELAKRHPITPAIAANVTDSRKRIARILSGEDPRLLVVIGPCSLHDPEAAVDYARRLCVLREKHQSRLEIVMRTYFEKPRTVVGWKGLISDPDLDGSFRVNHGLEIARKLLLDINALGMPTATEFLDMVVGQFIADLISWGAIGARTTESQIHREMASALSCPVGFKNGTDGNIQIAVDAIRAARASHMFLSPDKHGQMTIYQTSGNPSGHVIMRGGKQPNYHAEDIAAAAASLREFKLPEQLVIDFSHGNCLKQHRLQKEVSTSVAQQIREGSRAIAGVMIESFLQEGTQKVESGKPLVYGQSITDPCLNWEDSEAVLAHLAAAVDARF; encoded by the coding sequence ATGAACAAAACAGATGAACTGCGGACCGCGCGCATCGAGAGCCTGATTACGCCTGATGAACTGGCAAAACGGCACCCGATCACCCCGGCCATCGCAGCCAACGTCACCGACTCCCGTAAGCGTATTGCCCGTATTCTCTCCGGCGAAGATCCTCGTCTGCTGGTGGTGATTGGCCCATGTTCCCTGCACGATCCCGAAGCGGCGGTCGATTACGCCCGCAGGCTGTGTGTACTGCGTGAGAAGCACCAGTCGCGCCTTGAAATCGTTATGCGCACCTATTTTGAAAAACCGCGTACCGTTGTCGGCTGGAAAGGATTGATTTCTGACCCGGATCTGGATGGCAGTTTCCGCGTGAATCACGGTCTGGAGATTGCCCGCAAACTGCTGCTGGACATCAATGCGTTAGGCATGCCGACCGCCACCGAGTTCCTCGATATGGTGGTTGGGCAGTTTATCGCTGACCTGATCAGCTGGGGTGCCATTGGGGCCCGTACCACAGAGAGCCAGATCCACCGCGAAATGGCATCAGCCCTCTCCTGCCCGGTCGGGTTTAAAAATGGCACCGATGGCAATATTCAGATTGCCGTAGATGCGATCCGCGCCGCAAGAGCCAGCCATATGTTCCTGTCGCCGGACAAGCATGGTCAGATGACCATCTACCAGACCAGCGGCAATCCTTCCGGCCATGTCATTATGCGTGGCGGTAAACAGCCGAACTATCATGCGGAAGATATTGCAGCGGCCGCAGCCAGCCTGCGTGAGTTCAAACTGCCGGAGCAGCTGGTAATCGACTTTAGCCATGGCAACTGCCTGAAGCAGCATCGCCTGCAAAAAGAGGTGTCAACGTCGGTCGCACAGCAGATCCGTGAGGGCTCGCGGGCCATAGCCGGCGTGATGATTGAAAGCTTCCTGCAGGAGGGTACGCAGAAGGTTGAGTCCGGCAAACCGCTGGTGTACGGCCAGTCGATTACCGACCCGTGCCTGAACTGGGAAGACAGCGAAGCCGTGCTGGCGCATCTGGCTGCGGCGGTGGATGCTCGCTTCTGA
- a CDS encoding protein adenylyltransferase SelO — MQFTNTWHQELEGFYTALTPTPLKNPRLLYHSAGLAAELGLDDSWFAADKIGIWSGESLLPGMQPLAQVYSGHQFGVWAGQLGDGRGILLGEQRLEDGRKMDWHLKGAGLTPYSRMGDGRAVLRSSLREFLASEAMYHLGVPTSRALTVVTSDEPVYRETTERGAMLLRVAESHLRFGHFEHFFYNQQPEKVRELADYAIRHHWPQWQDEEDRYRLWFTDVVRRTARLIAHWQSVGFAHGVMNTDNMSILGLTLDYGPYGFLDDYKPDFICNHSDYQGRYSFENQPVVGLWNLNRLAHALSGLMTTEQLKQALAEYEPELMRCWGQQMRAKLGFTTQGKHDNDILTGLLALMTKEGSDYTWTFRQLSDSVQQGSTSPLRDEFIDREAFDSWYNIWRQRVLEEERSDEDRQQQMKQANPAIVLRNYLAQQAIEQAEKDDISVLSRLHQALSQPYADAPEFADLMQRPPDWGKKLEVSCSS; from the coding sequence ATGCAGTTTACTAACACCTGGCATCAGGAGCTTGAGGGGTTTTACACCGCGCTCACGCCCACGCCGTTAAAAAATCCACGTCTGCTTTATCACAGTGCCGGGCTTGCCGCTGAGCTGGGGCTTGATGACAGCTGGTTTGCTGCGGATAAAATTGGTATCTGGAGCGGCGAGTCTCTGCTGCCGGGCATGCAGCCTTTGGCGCAGGTATACAGTGGCCATCAGTTTGGCGTCTGGGCCGGTCAGTTAGGCGACGGAAGAGGGATTTTGCTGGGTGAGCAACGGCTGGAGGATGGCCGTAAAATGGACTGGCACCTGAAAGGGGCGGGCTTAACGCCTTATTCCCGCATGGGTGATGGTCGGGCCGTTTTACGTTCCTCTCTGCGCGAGTTCCTGGCCTCTGAAGCGATGTATCATCTTGGCGTCCCCACTTCCCGCGCGTTAACTGTGGTGACCAGCGATGAGCCCGTTTACCGTGAAACCACGGAGCGCGGGGCGATGTTGCTGCGCGTGGCGGAAAGCCATTTGCGTTTTGGTCACTTCGAACACTTCTTTTATAATCAGCAGCCGGAAAAAGTCCGCGAACTCGCCGATTATGCCATCCGCCATCACTGGCCACAGTGGCAGGACGAAGAGGATCGCTATCGGTTGTGGTTTACTGACGTCGTCCGCAGAACCGCGCGCCTGATTGCTCACTGGCAAAGCGTGGGCTTCGCTCACGGCGTGATGAATACCGACAATATGTCGATTCTGGGCCTGACGCTGGATTACGGTCCTTACGGATTCCTTGATGACTACAAGCCTGACTTTATCTGTAATCATTCAGATTACCAGGGGCGTTATAGCTTTGAAAATCAGCCGGTGGTGGGCTTGTGGAACCTGAATCGCCTGGCTCATGCGCTGTCGGGCCTGATGACCACCGAGCAGCTGAAGCAGGCGCTGGCAGAATACGAGCCCGAGCTGATGCGTTGTTGGGGCCAGCAGATGCGCGCCAAACTTGGATTCACCACGCAGGGCAAGCATGACAACGATATCCTGACCGGGTTACTGGCGTTGATGACCAAAGAGGGTAGCGACTACACCTGGACCTTCCGTCAGCTGTCTGATTCGGTACAGCAGGGATCCACTTCACCGCTGCGTGACGAGTTTATCGATCGTGAGGCGTTTGACAGCTGGTACAACATCTGGCGACAGCGTGTGCTGGAAGAAGAGCGTAGCGATGAAGATCGCCAGCAGCAGATGAAGCAGGCCAATCCCGCCATCGTGTTACGTAATTACCTGGCACAGCAGGCGATCGAGCAGGCCGAAAAGGATGACATCAGCGTGCTGAGCAGATTGCATCAGGCGCTGAGCCAGCCTTATGCGGACGCGCCAGAATTTGCCGATTTGATGCAGCGCCCGCCAGACTGGGGCAAAAAACTTGAAGTAAGCTGTTCGAGCTGA
- a CDS encoding glutathione peroxidase gives MTIFDTKLETLDGEQTSLANWQGDVLLVVNVASKCGLTPQYEQLEALQKNWQEKGFSVLGFPCNAFLGQEPGSAEEIKTFCSTTYGVTFPMFSKIEVNGPDRHPLYQQLVAAQPTASAPDNSGFLERMSSKGRAPKEPGDILWNFEKFLIGRDGTVIQRFSPDMEPADPLIESAIKQALAK, from the coding sequence ATGACTATTTTCGACACAAAACTGGAAACGCTGGATGGCGAACAGACTTCTCTGGCGAACTGGCAGGGCGACGTACTGTTAGTGGTGAACGTGGCATCCAAATGCGGGCTTACCCCTCAGTACGAGCAGTTAGAAGCCTTACAGAAAAACTGGCAGGAGAAAGGCTTTTCGGTGCTGGGCTTCCCGTGCAATGCATTCCTCGGTCAGGAACCTGGCAGCGCAGAAGAGATCAAAACCTTCTGTAGCACCACCTATGGCGTGACCTTCCCGATGTTTAGCAAAATCGAGGTCAATGGCCCGGATCGTCATCCACTGTATCAACAGCTGGTGGCGGCGCAGCCTACGGCCAGCGCACCCGATAACAGTGGTTTCCTCGAGCGCATGTCCAGCAAAGGCCGTGCGCCGAAAGAGCCTGGCGACATCCTGTGGAATTTCGAGAAGTTCCTGATCGGTCGCGACGGCACGGTGATCCAGCGCTTCTCGCCGGATATGGAACCCGCCGATCCGCTGATTGAGAGTGCGATTAAACAGGCTTTGGCAAAATAA
- the ppsA gene encoding phosphoenolpyruvate synthase, with protein sequence MSNKGELPLVLWYNQLGMNDVDRVGGKNASLGEMITNLSSLGVSVPNGFATTSDAFNQFLDQSGVNQRIYDLLDKTDIDDIDELGKAGKQIRQWIVETPFQPALEQAVREAYEQLSSDDAEASFAVRSSATAEDMPDASFAGQQETFLNVQGFDAVLIAIKHVYASLFNDRAISYRVHQGYDHRGVALSAGVQRMVRSDLGSAGVMFTIDTESGFDQVVFITAAYGLGEMVVQGAVNPDEFYVHKPTLAAGRPAIVRRNMGSKKIRMVYADSQEHGEQVRIEDVPEEERDRFSLTSEEIEALATQAMLIEKHYQRPMDIEWAKDGHTGKLFIVQARPETVRSNGQVMERYTLQGKGTVVVEGRAIGHRIGAGEVKVIHDISEMNRIEKGDVLVTDMTDPDWEPIMKKASAIVTNRGGRTCHAAIIARELGIPAVVGCGNATDILKDGHKVTVSCSEGDTGYVYNDLLDFEVKSSQVDELPKLPLKIMMNVGNPDRAFDFACLPNEGVGLARLEFIINRMIGVHPKALLEFDQQTPELQKQIRSMMKGFDDPVEFYIARLTEGISTLGAAFSPKRVIVRLSDFKTNEYANLVGGERYEPEEENPMLGFRGAGRYVADSFRDCFALECAAVKRVRNDMGLTNVEIMVPFVRTVAQAKAVVEELERQGLKRGENGLKLIMMCEIPSNALLAEQFLQYFDGFSIGSNDMTQLTLGLDRDSGVVSALFDERDEAVKALLSMAIRAAKKEGKYVGICGQGPSDHEDFAAWLMDEGIDSLSLNPDTVVQTWLSLAEIPKK encoded by the coding sequence ATGTCCAATAAAGGCGAACTGCCGCTTGTGCTCTGGTATAACCAGCTTGGCATGAACGATGTTGATCGGGTGGGTGGCAAAAATGCTTCCCTGGGTGAAATGATTACTAATTTGTCCTCGCTCGGCGTTTCTGTACCGAACGGCTTTGCGACGACCTCAGATGCATTCAATCAGTTCCTCGATCAAAGCGGCGTCAATCAGCGTATCTACGATCTGCTGGATAAGACCGATATTGATGATATTGATGAACTGGGAAAAGCGGGTAAGCAAATCCGCCAGTGGATTGTCGAAACACCTTTCCAGCCCGCGCTGGAACAGGCCGTACGTGAAGCCTACGAGCAGCTCTCCTCCGATGATGCGGAAGCTTCATTCGCGGTGCGTTCTTCCGCCACGGCAGAAGATATGCCGGACGCCTCCTTCGCCGGCCAACAGGAAACCTTCCTTAACGTGCAGGGCTTCGATGCCGTGCTGATTGCCATTAAGCATGTTTATGCTTCCCTGTTTAACGACCGCGCCATCTCTTACCGCGTGCATCAGGGCTACGACCATCGTGGCGTGGCGCTGTCTGCCGGTGTTCAGCGTATGGTGCGTTCAGATCTGGGTTCTGCAGGCGTGATGTTCACCATTGATACCGAATCTGGTTTCGACCAGGTGGTATTTATCACTGCGGCTTATGGCCTCGGTGAAATGGTGGTGCAGGGCGCGGTTAACCCCGACGAATTCTATGTGCACAAACCGACGCTGGCTGCCGGCCGGCCGGCGATTGTCCGTCGTAACATGGGATCCAAAAAAATCCGCATGGTTTATGCCGACTCTCAAGAGCACGGTGAGCAGGTGCGAATTGAGGATGTGCCTGAAGAAGAGCGCGATCGCTTCAGCCTGACCAGTGAAGAGATTGAAGCCTTAGCCACCCAGGCGATGCTGATCGAGAAGCACTATCAGCGTCCGATGGACATTGAGTGGGCGAAGGATGGCCATACCGGCAAACTGTTTATCGTACAGGCACGTCCGGAAACCGTCCGTTCCAACGGCCAGGTGATGGAACGCTATACGCTGCAGGGCAAAGGTACGGTGGTGGTGGAAGGACGTGCAATCGGCCATCGCATCGGTGCCGGTGAAGTCAAAGTCATTCACGACATCAGCGAAATGAACCGCATTGAGAAAGGTGACGTGCTGGTTACCGACATGACCGACCCGGATTGGGAACCGATCATGAAAAAAGCCTCGGCGATTGTCACTAACCGTGGCGGACGTACCTGCCACGCGGCGATCATCGCCCGTGAGCTGGGTATTCCTGCGGTGGTCGGTTGCGGCAACGCGACGGATATTCTTAAGGATGGCCACAAGGTCACGGTTTCCTGTTCTGAAGGGGATACCGGCTACGTCTATAACGATCTGCTGGACTTTGAAGTGAAGAGTTCACAGGTTGATGAGCTGCCGAAGCTGCCGCTGAAAATCATGATGAACGTCGGCAATCCCGATCGTGCTTTCGACTTTGCCTGCCTGCCGAATGAAGGCGTGGGCCTCGCTCGTCTGGAATTCATCATTAACCGCATGATTGGAGTGCATCCTAAAGCGCTGCTGGAGTTTGACCAGCAAACGCCGGAACTGCAGAAGCAAATCCGCTCGATGATGAAAGGCTTCGACGATCCGGTTGAGTTCTATATTGCGCGTCTGACTGAAGGGATCTCCACCCTGGGCGCCGCCTTCTCACCGAAGCGCGTCATCGTACGGTTGTCCGATTTCAAAACCAACGAATACGCAAACCTGGTGGGCGGCGAGCGCTACGAGCCGGAAGAGGAAAACCCGATGCTCGGCTTCCGTGGTGCAGGTCGCTACGTGGCAGACAGCTTCCGTGACTGCTTCGCGCTGGAATGCGCAGCCGTAAAACGCGTGCGTAACGATATGGGACTGACCAACGTTGAAATCATGGTGCCGTTCGTCCGTACCGTCGCGCAGGCTAAAGCTGTTGTCGAGGAGTTAGAGCGTCAAGGCCTGAAGCGCGGCGAGAATGGACTCAAGCTAATCATGATGTGCGAGATCCCGTCCAATGCGCTGCTGGCTGAACAGTTCCTGCAATACTTCGACGGCTTCTCGATTGGCTCGAACGATATGACTCAGCTGACGCTGGGACTGGACAGAGACTCCGGCGTGGTGTCTGCACTGTTTGACGAGCGTGATGAAGCGGTTAAAGCCTTGCTTTCAATGGCCATCCGTGCGGCGAAAAAAGAAGGGAAATACGTGGGTATCTGCGGACAAGGTCCATCCGATCATGAAGACTTTGCAGCGTGGCTAATGGATGAGGGAATCGACAGTTTATCTCTTAACCCAGATACGGTGGTTCAGACCTGGTTAAGCCTGGCGGAAATACCGAAAAAGTAG
- the btuC gene encoding vitamin B12 ABC transporter permease BtuC → MTLLSEHMKSARQHQRRWLAGLLVFSLLMIMLSLSAGDRWLMPVDWFMPDNSLYVWQLRLPRTVAVLLVGASLAVAGAVMQALFENPLAEPGLLGVSNGAGVGLVLCIFAGAAGLWQISLCAIFGALVVTLILLRFSRQHLSNSRLLLAGVALGIICSAVMTWAVYFSTDLDLRQLMYWMMGGFSGVDWRYRWLMLALLPVLIWLCSLWRVMNLIALGEISARQLGLPLLMWRNLLVLSIGWLTGVSVALAGAIGFIGLVIPHILRLNGINDHRMLLPACALAGGAILLAADVLARVAMSSAELPIGVVTATLGAPVFIWLLLRNRP, encoded by the coding sequence ATGACGCTGCTTTCTGAACACATGAAAAGCGCCCGGCAGCACCAGCGGCGCTGGCTGGCAGGTTTGTTGGTCTTTAGCCTGCTGATGATAATGCTGAGTTTGTCAGCCGGCGATCGCTGGTTGATGCCTGTCGACTGGTTTATGCCGGATAATTCGCTGTATGTCTGGCAACTGCGTCTGCCAAGAACGGTGGCGGTATTGCTGGTGGGCGCCTCGCTGGCCGTTGCGGGCGCGGTGATGCAGGCGCTGTTTGAAAATCCGCTGGCCGAACCCGGTCTGTTAGGCGTTTCTAACGGGGCAGGGGTTGGGCTGGTGCTGTGTATTTTTGCCGGTGCTGCCGGGCTCTGGCAAATCAGCCTGTGTGCCATCTTCGGCGCGCTGGTGGTCACGCTTATCCTGCTCAGGTTTTCCCGTCAGCATCTTTCTAACAGCCGCCTGCTGCTGGCGGGCGTGGCGCTGGGGATCATCTGCAGTGCGGTGATGACCTGGGCAGTCTATTTCAGTACCGATCTCGATTTACGGCAGTTGATGTACTGGATGATGGGCGGTTTCAGTGGCGTAGACTGGCGTTATCGCTGGTTAATGCTGGCGTTGCTGCCGGTGCTGATCTGGCTCTGCTCATTGTGGCGGGTGATGAACCTGATTGCGCTGGGCGAAATTTCTGCCAGGCAGTTAGGCCTGCCTTTACTGATGTGGCGCAATCTGCTGGTGTTGAGCATCGGCTGGCTCACCGGTGTCAGCGTGGCGCTGGCGGGCGCGATTGGGTTCATTGGGCTGGTTATCCCGCACATCCTGCGCCTCAATGGCATCAACGATCATCGTATGCTGTTGCCTGCCTGTGCGCTGGCTGGTGGGGCGATATTACTGGCCGCTGATGTGCTGGCCAGAGTCGCCATGTCTTCGGCAGAATTACCGATTGGGGTGGTGACGGCAACGCTCGGCGCTCCGGTCTTTATCTGGTTACTGTTACGCAACCGGCCATAG
- the ydiK gene encoding AI-2E family transporter YdiK, with product MKNVQKKGWDLPQIVFSLMFIILMIVACFWVVQPFVLGFAWASMVVIATWPLMIKLQGLLWGRRSLAVIAMTLLLILLFVLPVSVLVNSLIDSSGPVIAWASAGHIQLPDMHWMNSIPLVGRKLFSAYHNLVQGGGSAMMTKVQPYIGRTSGFLFAQAGHFGRFMMHLGLMLLFSVLLYARGEQVGHGIRHFAFRLASRRGDAAVLLAGQAIRAVALGVVVTALVQGLLGGIGLAISGIPYATVLTVVMILSCLVQLGPLVVLIPAIVWLYWTGDTTWGTVLLIWSCVVGTLDNVLRPMLIRMGADLPMILILSGVIGGLIAFGMIGLFIGPVVLAVSYRLVSVWVHEAPAPEDDPLEVVEELAEIEHEHSAK from the coding sequence ATAAAGAACGTGCAAAAAAAAGGCTGGGATTTGCCGCAAATCGTCTTCTCGCTGATGTTTATCATTTTGATGATTGTGGCCTGTTTTTGGGTGGTTCAGCCCTTCGTGCTGGGCTTTGCCTGGGCCAGTATGGTGGTGATTGCCACCTGGCCATTGATGATCAAACTGCAGGGCCTGCTGTGGGGCCGACGCTCGCTGGCGGTGATTGCCATGACGCTGCTGCTGATCCTGCTGTTTGTGCTGCCGGTATCGGTGCTGGTCAACAGCCTGATTGACAGCAGCGGGCCGGTGATCGCCTGGGCCTCTGCCGGGCACATTCAACTCCCCGACATGCACTGGATGAACAGCATTCCGCTGGTCGGCAGAAAGCTGTTTTCCGCCTATCACAACCTGGTGCAGGGCGGCGGCAGCGCGATGATGACCAAAGTGCAGCCTTATATCGGCCGCACCAGTGGCTTCCTGTTTGCGCAGGCCGGGCATTTTGGCCGCTTTATGATGCACCTCGGTCTGATGCTGCTGTTCAGCGTGTTGCTCTATGCCCGGGGTGAACAGGTGGGTCATGGCATACGTCATTTCGCCTTCCGCCTGGCCTCACGTCGGGGTGATGCGGCGGTACTGCTGGCCGGTCAGGCGATCCGCGCCGTGGCGCTGGGCGTAGTGGTCACCGCGCTGGTCCAGGGCTTGCTGGGCGGTATTGGTCTGGCGATATCAGGCATTCCTTATGCTACCGTGCTGACGGTAGTGATGATCCTCTCCTGCCTGGTTCAGCTGGGTCCGCTGGTGGTGTTAATTCCGGCGATTGTCTGGCTGTACTGGACAGGTGATACCACCTGGGGAACGGTGCTGCTGATCTGGAGTTGTGTGGTTGGCACGCTGGATAACGTGCTGCGACCGATGCTCATCCGCATGGGCGCGGATTTGCCGATGATCCTGATCCTTTCAGGCGTGATTGGTGGGCTGATTGCCTTTGGCATGATTGGCCTGTTTATCGGTCCGGTGGTGCTGGCCGTCTCTTATCGTCTGGTGTCGGTCTGGGTGCATGAAGCGCCGGCGCCGGAAGATGACCCGCTTGAAGTGGTTGAAGAACTGGCAGAGATCGAACACGAACACAGCGCAAAATAA
- a CDS encoding EAL domain-containing protein: MKIHLEADYKSYTAFYPVYSFDGLLIAVELLTHFSHTKANVAMPQEMLLPQMDSEQRILLLQSQIASIEKHHDFFRQQGVKVTLKIDDITSQAILDSDFLAKKLDALEWLELEINESFPNLKLGKDHPELMALSERFDLSLENYGSGKAPSKAVYDDLFYRIKLDKGFIKHNINKLSFKPFISTVLDHIKPHCHQIIVQGIDDLSGLEKISHFQFDGIQSALFSPVGEDALSSLIHPPKELQGLPH, from the coding sequence ATGAAAATCCATCTGGAAGCGGATTATAAAAGTTACACAGCATTCTACCCAGTTTACAGCTTTGACGGCCTTTTAATCGCTGTCGAATTGCTGACGCATTTTTCCCATACCAAAGCCAATGTCGCCATGCCGCAAGAAATGTTGCTGCCGCAAATGGACAGCGAACAACGTATTCTTCTGTTGCAAAGCCAGATAGCCAGCATTGAAAAACATCACGACTTCTTTCGCCAGCAGGGTGTGAAGGTGACGCTGAAAATTGATGACATCACCTCACAGGCGATCCTTGATAGTGATTTTCTGGCGAAAAAGTTGGATGCGCTGGAATGGCTTGAGCTTGAAATTAATGAAAGCTTCCCGAATTTAAAACTGGGTAAAGACCATCCGGAATTAATGGCTTTAAGTGAGCGATTTGACTTAAGTCTGGAAAATTACGGATCCGGTAAAGCGCCGTCGAAAGCGGTGTATGACGATCTGTTCTACCGCATCAAACTCGACAAAGGCTTTATTAAACACAATATCAACAAGCTATCTTTTAAACCATTTATAAGTACAGTGTTGGATCATATCAAACCGCACTGCCATCAGATAATCGTTCAGGGAATTGATGATTTATCCGGTCTGGAAAAGATCAGCCATTTCCAGTTTGACGGAATACAAAGCGCACTATTTTCGCCCGTGGGCGAAGACGCGCTCTCGTCATTGATTCATCCTCCTAAAGAGTTGCAGGGCCTGCCGCATTAA
- the ppsR gene encoding posphoenolpyruvate synthetase regulatory kinase/phosphorylase PpsR — protein sequence MDVNSERSVFYISDGTAITAEVLGHAVLSQFPVGINSVTLPFVENVQRAQAVKAQINALYLKSGVRPLVFISIVTPEVREIILQSDGFCQDIVQSLVAPLQQELGIAPAPVANRTHGLTANNLGKYDARIAAIDYTLAHDDGISLRGLEDAQVILLGVSRCGKTPTSLYLAMQFGIRAANYPFIADDMDNLKLPPALKPFQNKCFGLTIDPERLAAIRQERAENTHYASMRQCRLEVGEVEALFRTTQIRYLNSTNYSVEEIATKILDIMGLTRRMY from the coding sequence ATGGACGTGAACAGCGAGAGAAGTGTTTTTTATATTTCAGATGGCACAGCGATTACGGCTGAAGTGCTTGGACATGCGGTGCTGTCCCAGTTTCCGGTCGGGATCAACAGCGTAACCCTGCCGTTTGTGGAGAATGTGCAGCGCGCGCAGGCGGTCAAGGCACAGATCAATGCCTTATACCTGAAAAGCGGCGTACGTCCTCTGGTGTTTATTTCTATCGTGACGCCGGAGGTCAGGGAGATCATTCTGCAAAGCGACGGTTTCTGTCAGGACATCGTCCAGTCGCTGGTGGCGCCTTTGCAGCAGGAGTTGGGCATTGCGCCCGCGCCGGTCGCCAATCGTACCCACGGCCTGACGGCCAATAACCTGGGCAAATACGATGCCCGTATTGCCGCGATAGATTATACCCTCGCGCATGATGACGGGATTTCCCTGCGTGGGCTGGAAGATGCTCAGGTAATTTTACTGGGCGTTTCGCGCTGCGGTAAGACCCCCACCAGCCTTTACCTGGCGATGCAGTTTGGTATCCGCGCCGCCAACTATCCTTTTATCGCCGATGATATGGATAACCTGAAGTTGCCCCCTGCGTTGAAGCCTTTTCAGAATAAGTGTTTTGGGCTGACCATCGATCCGGAGCGTCTGGCCGCCATCCGTCAGGAACGGGCGGAAAACACCCATTACGCCTCGATGCGTCAGTGTCGCCTTGAAGTGGGCGAAGTTGAGGCGCTGTTCCGCACCACCCAAATTCGTTACCTCAACAGTACCAATTACTCGGTGGAAGAGATCGCTACCAAGATCCTCGACATCATGGGACTGACCCGCCGGATGTATTAA
- the btuD gene encoding vitamin B12 ABC transporter ATP-binding protein BtuD: MLLQCEGVAIKQRLAPFNAEVNAGELIHLLGPNGAGKSSLLACLAGMLPGEGTILLSGQPLQAWRHSALARTRAYLAQQQVPAGRMPVWHYLTLHNAVTDEAALMALCQTFKLVDKLARPLSQLSGGEWQRVRLAAVLFQMSQPDGKLLLLDEPLTGLDLAQQAAFDGYLASCVAQGLTIIMSGHDINHSLHHAHRVWLMKQGALVQQGTVDEVLQPEGLSKVFDVPFRRLSVENHQILTTFL, translated from the coding sequence ATGCTGTTGCAGTGTGAGGGTGTTGCCATTAAGCAGCGCCTTGCGCCATTTAACGCTGAGGTGAACGCCGGAGAGCTTATCCATCTGCTGGGGCCGAATGGCGCCGGTAAAAGCTCTCTGTTGGCCTGTCTGGCCGGTATGCTGCCCGGAGAAGGGACCATTTTGCTATCGGGGCAGCCTTTGCAAGCCTGGCGTCACAGTGCGCTGGCACGAACGCGGGCGTATCTGGCACAACAGCAGGTGCCCGCTGGCAGAATGCCGGTCTGGCACTACCTCACGCTGCACAATGCGGTAACCGATGAGGCGGCACTGATGGCGCTTTGCCAGACCTTCAAGCTGGTGGATAAACTGGCCAGACCGCTGAGCCAACTGTCGGGAGGGGAATGGCAGCGCGTTCGCCTGGCCGCGGTGTTATTTCAGATGTCTCAGCCCGACGGCAAACTCCTGCTGCTTGATGAGCCGCTGACCGGGCTGGACCTGGCTCAGCAGGCCGCGTTTGATGGTTATCTGGCCAGCTGCGTGGCGCAGGGGCTGACGATTATCATGAGCGGGCACGATATCAACCACAGTTTGCACCACGCTCACCGCGTCTGGTTGATGAAACAGGGGGCGCTGGTTCAGCAGGGCACCGTTGATGAGGTTCTGCAACCCGAAGGGCTGAGCAAGGTCTTTGACGTGCCGTTCCGGCGACTGAGTGTGGAAAATCACCAAATCCTCACCACATTCCTCTGA
- a CDS encoding NlpC/P60 family protein, whose amino-acid sequence MRYWLLLIVIILAGCSSHAPPPNGRLSDSITVIAQLNEQLSQWHGTPYRYGGMGRGGVDCSGFVYLTFRDRFDLQLPRTTVAQTDIGTRISKDELLPGDLVFFKTGSGENGLHVGIYDTDDQFIHASTSQGVIRSSLNNVYWKKVFWQARRI is encoded by the coding sequence ATGCGCTACTGGCTGTTGCTGATCGTCATTATTCTTGCGGGCTGTAGTAGCCATGCACCGCCACCCAATGGGCGTTTGTCCGATTCAATTACGGTGATTGCCCAACTGAATGAGCAGCTTAGCCAGTGGCACGGCACGCCCTATCGCTATGGCGGCATGGGAAGGGGTGGCGTTGACTGCTCGGGCTTTGTCTATCTGACCTTCCGCGATCGTTTTGATCTGCAACTTCCCCGCACGACGGTGGCACAAACCGATATCGGCACCCGCATTAGCAAAGATGAATTGCTGCCAGGCGATCTGGTCTTTTTTAAAACGGGCAGTGGCGAAAATGGTCTGCATGTTGGGATCTACGATACCGACGATCAATTTATTCATGCTTCAACCAGCCAGGGTGTGATTCGTTCTTCTTTAAATAACGTTTACTGGAAAAAAGTGTTCTGGCAGGCAAGACGAATTTGA